Within Ralstonia pickettii DTP0602, the genomic segment GTTCACCTGGATGACGCGACCGGCACGCTGGACCTGCACCATCGCGACACCACATTCGACGCCGCCACGCACCGGCTGCCCGAGGAAATGCGCTCGTCGATCATGCTGGTGCCGCCACTGCTCGCCCGCTTCGGCGTGGCGCGGCTCGAAGACAACGTCAAGGGCTGCACGCTGGGCGTGCGCGAGATCGATCCGCACGTCGACATCTTCCGCTCGTTCGGCGGCGAGGTGGAGCGCGCCAGCGGCTCGCTGCTGGTGCGCAGCGGCGGCCCGCTGAAGCCGACCCACCACTGGCTCGACTATGCGTCGGTGACCACTACCGAAAATTTCGTGCTGTGCGCGGCCGCTGCGGAAGGCGAATCGACGCTGACCAACGCCGCCTCGGAGCCGCATGTGCAGGAGTTCTGCCGCTTCATGGCGATGATGGGCGCCGACATCGACGGCATCGGCACCTCGCGGCTGACGGTGCGCGGCGGGGCCCGGCTGCGCGGCGGCGAGTTCACCTTCGAGGAGGACTTCCACGAGATCACCACCTTCCTCGCGCTCGGCGCAATTACCGGCGGTGACGTGGTGGTGCGCAACAGCACGCCCGGCAACTTTCCGCTGATCGACCGCACATTCGCCAAGTTCGGCGTACAGGTGGTGCACGAGGACGGCTGGTCGCGCGCGCTACGGCCGGGTCCGCTCAAGGTGCAGACGCCCTTCACCAGCAATGTGCTGACCAAGGTCGAGGCGGCGCCGTGGCCGTACTTCCCGGTCGACCTGCTGCCGATCTTCATCGCGCTGGGCGTGCGCGCGCAGGGCAATGCGATGTTCTGGAACAAGGTCTACGACGGCGCGCTCGGCTGGACCGGCGAGCTGTCGAAGTTCGGCGCGCACGTGTTCTCGTCGGACCCGCACCGGCTGATCACCTTCGGCGGCAATCCGCTGACGCCGGCGGTGGTCGAGAGCCCGTACATCATCCGGGTCGCGATCGCGCTGTTCATGGTCGCGGCCAGCATCGATGGCCGCTCCGAGATCCGCAACGCCGCGCCGATCCGCCGCGCGCACCCGCGCTTCGTCGAGAACCTGCGCAGCCTCGGCGTGCAGGTCGAGTGGACCAGTGGGGAATAAGGGGCGGTTGGCCCCTAAGTGACATGCCACCTGGCACGGGTCCGTCGCGACTGGATAGTCTGCCGGACTCCGCTGCCACCCACCGCCTCAAACAACTGCTTTGCGGGCGGACTTACTCGCCAGTCACGCAGATAGAGATCAAAACAAAGGTCGGGAAGGCGTGGCAGCCCTTCGGCTTCCCCCAGGACCCGTAGTTCGGGGGCAAGCATTTCGATCGCCCTTACTGTCACCCCCAGACCCGCGCGCAGGGCAGCACGCAAGCCGCCGAACGCGAGCGAAGTGGATACGTGTCGAATGCGCCAGGGGATATGGTGCGCATCCAGCGCGGCAAGCGCCGTCGCGCGGTAGTTGCTAGGCTCGTTGGGCAAGACCAGGGGCACGGGCTGCGACGGATCGTGCACGTATTCGGCGGCGGCCATCCATACCATCGGCGAGGTTCGCAAG encodes:
- a CDS encoding UDP-N-acetylglucosamine 1-carboxyvinyltransferase (adds enolpyruvyl to UDP-N-acetylglucosamine as a component of cell wall formation; gram-positive bacteria have 2 copies of MurA which are active~K00790: murA; UDP-N-acetylglucosamine 1-carboxyvinyltransferase [EC:2.5.1.7]), whose protein sequence is MRQSSGTGAFFFAQDGSRQIGGAVAREQYNAGRVSPICRSRHLPASPMSNLIVHGGTPLRGRIIPSANKNAVLPVLCATLLTDQPLRLHGVPDITDVRKILDIFRTLGSVVHLDDATGTLDLHHRDTTFDAATHRLPEEMRSSIMLVPPLLARFGVARLEDNVKGCTLGVREIDPHVDIFRSFGGEVERASGSLLVRSGGPLKPTHHWLDYASVTTTENFVLCAAAAEGESTLTNAASEPHVQEFCRFMAMMGADIDGIGTSRLTVRGGARLRGGEFTFEEDFHEITTFLALGAITGGDVVVRNSTPGNFPLIDRTFAKFGVQVVHEDGWSRALRPGPLKVQTPFTSNVLTKVEAAPWPYFPVDLLPIFIALGVRAQGNAMFWNKVYDGALGWTGELSKFGAHVFSSDPHRLITFGGNPLTPAVVESPYIIRVAIALFMVAASIDGRSEIRNAAPIRRAHPRFVENLRSLGVQVEWTSGE